Proteins encoded together in one Eublepharis macularius isolate TG4126 chromosome 2, MPM_Emac_v1.0, whole genome shotgun sequence window:
- the LARGE2 gene encoding xylosyl- and glucuronyltransferase LARGE2 isoform X1, translated as MTFATIMLCPWRGRLKLLLATLMLVSLVSWLYFLMGNLENGPSLLPSSCFGEQPKRYLDHDALESQVRKVEEENLLLRLQLKQSQVQSGIESSQQGSPFTEDQDVVGEERSNHTGCPKQRMVQKCELIHVAIVCAGYNASRDVVTLVKSILFHRKNPLHFHLITDLVAQQILQTLFQSWMVPSVHVSFYDADDLKPEVSWIPNKHYSGIYGLMKLTLTKALPSDLSKVIVLDTDITFATDIAELWAVLGKFSDKQVIGLVENQSDWYLGNLWKNHKPWPALGRGFNTGVILLRLDHLRQIGWEQMWRLTAERELMNMLSTSLADQDIFNAVIKRSPTLIYRLPCFWNVQLSDHTRSEQCYTEVSDLKVIHWNSPKKLRVKNKHVEFFRNLYLTFLEYDGNLLRRELFGCANLPNLSSGQLQQALEELDEDDPCYDFRRQSLIQHRVHLFFLQYAFPVLTDTTDVTLVAQLSMDRLQMLEAICKHWLGPISLALYMSDAEAQQFLRYAQASEVLGSRRNVAYHIVYKEGQFYPVNFLRNIALKNVQTPYVFLTDVDFLPMYGLYHYLRTSILQLELPQRKAALIVPAFETLHYRLTFPKSKAELLSMLDMGSLYTFRYHVWPQGHAPTDYAKWRTATVPYRVEWQPHFEPYVVVRHDCPLYDQRFVGFGWNKVSHVMELDAQEYELLVLPNAFMIHMPHAPSFDISKFRLSATYRDCLETLREEFHQDLSRKYGAAALKYLTAERHL; from the exons atgggccttccctcctgccttcCTCTTGTTTTGGAGAACAGCCAAAGCGGTATCTTGACCATGATGCCTTGGAGTCCCAGGTGCGGAAAGTGGAAGAGGAAAACCTGCTCTTGCGGCTGCAACTCAAGCAGTCTCAGGTTCAAAGTGGGATTGAAAGTagccagcaggggtcaccattcACGGAAGACCAGGATGTTGTGGGTGAAGAAAGGAGCAACCACACTGGCTGCCCCAAGCAGAGGATGGTGCAAAAGTGTGAG CTCATCCATGTTGCAATTGTGTGTGCTGGGTACAATGCAAGTCGTGATGTAGTTACCCTGGTGAAATCCATCCTCTTCCACAG GAAGAACCCTCTCCACTTCCATCTCATTACTGACCTTGTGGCACAGCAGATACTTCAGACCCTGTTCCAGTCCTGGATGGTGCCCTCAGTCCATGTTAGCTTCTACGATGCGGATGACTTGAAG CCAGAGGTGTCCTGGATCCCTAACAAGCACTACTCAGGAATCTATGGGCTGATGAAGCTGACTCTCACCAAGGCACTGCCCTCTGACCTCTCCAAGGTCATTGTCTTGGACACAGACATCACCTTTGCCACTGATATTGCTGAACTGTGGGCTGTCTTGGGGAAATTCTCAG ACAAACAGGTGATTGGGCTGGTGGAAAACCAAAGCGATTGGTACCTTGGGAATCTCTGGAAGAACCATAAACCATGGCCGGCATTGGGACGTGGCTTTAACACAG GAGTGATCCTCTTGCGGCTGGATCACCTGCGCCAAATTGGCTGGGAGCAGATGTGGCGCCTGACAGCCGAACGGGAGCTCATGAACATGCTATCAACCTCTCTGGCAGATCAG GATATCTTTAATGCAGTGATCAAGCGGAGTCCGACACTCATATATCGACTCCCCTGCTTCTGGAATGTGCAGCTCTCTGATCATACCCGTTCAGAACAGTGCTACACGGAGGTGTCTGATCTCAAG GTGATTCACTGGAACTCCCCCAAGAAGCTGCGAGTGAAGAATAAGCATGTGGAGTTCTTCCGGAACCTTTACTTGACCTTTCTGGAATATGATGGCAACTTGCTACGCAGGGAACTTTTTGGCTGTGCCAACCTTCCTAATTTGTCCAGTGGCCAG CTCCAGCAGGCCCTGGAAGAGCTGGATGAAGATGATCCTTGTTATGATTTTCGGAGGCAGAGCCTTATCCAGCACCGCGTGCACCTCTTCTTTTTGCAATATGCATTCCCAGTCTTGACTGATACAACTGATGTAACCCTTGTAGCTCAGCTATCTATGGACAG GTTACAGATGTTGGAAGCCATTTGCAAACACTGGCTTGGCCCCATCAGCCTGGCCTTGTACATGTCTGATGCAGAGGCCCAGCAATTCCTGCGCTATGCCCAGGCCTCGGAGGTGCTTGGTAGCCGCAGGAATGTTGCCTATCATATTGTGTACAAGGAGGGGCAGTTTTACCCAGTCAACTTCTTGCGCAACATAGCGCTGAAGAATGTGCAGACGCCTTATGTCTTTCTGACAGATGTTGACTTCCTGCCTATGTACGGCCTCTATCATTACCTCAG GACTTCCATCTTGCAGCTGGAGCTGCCCCAAAGGAAGGCAGCCCTAATTGTGCCTGCATTTGAAACACTACACTATCGCCTCACCTTCCCCAAATCCAAAGCGGAGCTGCTCTCCATGCTGGACATGGGCTCCCTCTATACCTTCAG GTATCATGTGTGGCCACAGGGCCATGCTCCAACAGACTATGCCAAGTGGCGGACAGCCACAGTGCCATACCGTGTAGAGTGGCAGCCACATTTTGAGCCTTACGTTGTAGTAAGGCATGATTGCCCCTTGTATGACCAGAGATTTGTTGGCTTCGGCTGGAACAAAGTGTCCCATGTGATGGAACTTGATGCCCAG GAGTACGAGTTGCTGGTGCTGCCCAATGCCTTCATGATCCACATGCCTCATGCCCCCAGTTTTGACATCTCCAAGTTCCGTCTGAGTGCCACTTACCGGGACTGTCTGGAGACCCTGAGGGAAGAGTTCCACCAGGACCTGTCACGCAAGTATGGTGCTGCTGCACTCAAATACCTCACTGCTGAGAGGCACTTGTGA
- the LARGE2 gene encoding xylosyl- and glucuronyltransferase LARGE2 isoform X2, giving the protein MVPSVHVSFYDADDLKPEVSWIPNKHYSGIYGLMKLTLTKALPSDLSKVIVLDTDITFATDIAELWAVLGKFSDKQVIGLVENQSDWYLGNLWKNHKPWPALGRGFNTGVILLRLDHLRQIGWEQMWRLTAERELMNMLSTSLADQDIFNAVIKRSPTLIYRLPCFWNVQLSDHTRSEQCYTEVSDLKVIHWNSPKKLRVKNKHVEFFRNLYLTFLEYDGNLLRRELFGCANLPNLSSGQLQQALEELDEDDPCYDFRRQSLIQHRVHLFFLQYAFPVLTDTTDVTLVAQLSMDRLQMLEAICKHWLGPISLALYMSDAEAQQFLRYAQASEVLGSRRNVAYHIVYKEGQFYPVNFLRNIALKNVQTPYVFLTDVDFLPMYGLYHYLRTSILQLELPQRKAALIVPAFETLHYRLTFPKSKAELLSMLDMGSLYTFRYHVWPQGHAPTDYAKWRTATVPYRVEWQPHFEPYVVVRHDCPLYDQRFVGFGWNKVSHVMELDAQEYELLVLPNAFMIHMPHAPSFDISKFRLSATYRDCLETLREEFHQDLSRKYGAAALKYLTAERHL; this is encoded by the exons ATGGTGCCCTCAGTCCATGTTAGCTTCTACGATGCGGATGACTTGAAG CCAGAGGTGTCCTGGATCCCTAACAAGCACTACTCAGGAATCTATGGGCTGATGAAGCTGACTCTCACCAAGGCACTGCCCTCTGACCTCTCCAAGGTCATTGTCTTGGACACAGACATCACCTTTGCCACTGATATTGCTGAACTGTGGGCTGTCTTGGGGAAATTCTCAG ACAAACAGGTGATTGGGCTGGTGGAAAACCAAAGCGATTGGTACCTTGGGAATCTCTGGAAGAACCATAAACCATGGCCGGCATTGGGACGTGGCTTTAACACAG GAGTGATCCTCTTGCGGCTGGATCACCTGCGCCAAATTGGCTGGGAGCAGATGTGGCGCCTGACAGCCGAACGGGAGCTCATGAACATGCTATCAACCTCTCTGGCAGATCAG GATATCTTTAATGCAGTGATCAAGCGGAGTCCGACACTCATATATCGACTCCCCTGCTTCTGGAATGTGCAGCTCTCTGATCATACCCGTTCAGAACAGTGCTACACGGAGGTGTCTGATCTCAAG GTGATTCACTGGAACTCCCCCAAGAAGCTGCGAGTGAAGAATAAGCATGTGGAGTTCTTCCGGAACCTTTACTTGACCTTTCTGGAATATGATGGCAACTTGCTACGCAGGGAACTTTTTGGCTGTGCCAACCTTCCTAATTTGTCCAGTGGCCAG CTCCAGCAGGCCCTGGAAGAGCTGGATGAAGATGATCCTTGTTATGATTTTCGGAGGCAGAGCCTTATCCAGCACCGCGTGCACCTCTTCTTTTTGCAATATGCATTCCCAGTCTTGACTGATACAACTGATGTAACCCTTGTAGCTCAGCTATCTATGGACAG GTTACAGATGTTGGAAGCCATTTGCAAACACTGGCTTGGCCCCATCAGCCTGGCCTTGTACATGTCTGATGCAGAGGCCCAGCAATTCCTGCGCTATGCCCAGGCCTCGGAGGTGCTTGGTAGCCGCAGGAATGTTGCCTATCATATTGTGTACAAGGAGGGGCAGTTTTACCCAGTCAACTTCTTGCGCAACATAGCGCTGAAGAATGTGCAGACGCCTTATGTCTTTCTGACAGATGTTGACTTCCTGCCTATGTACGGCCTCTATCATTACCTCAG GACTTCCATCTTGCAGCTGGAGCTGCCCCAAAGGAAGGCAGCCCTAATTGTGCCTGCATTTGAAACACTACACTATCGCCTCACCTTCCCCAAATCCAAAGCGGAGCTGCTCTCCATGCTGGACATGGGCTCCCTCTATACCTTCAG GTATCATGTGTGGCCACAGGGCCATGCTCCAACAGACTATGCCAAGTGGCGGACAGCCACAGTGCCATACCGTGTAGAGTGGCAGCCACATTTTGAGCCTTACGTTGTAGTAAGGCATGATTGCCCCTTGTATGACCAGAGATTTGTTGGCTTCGGCTGGAACAAAGTGTCCCATGTGATGGAACTTGATGCCCAG GAGTACGAGTTGCTGGTGCTGCCCAATGCCTTCATGATCCACATGCCTCATGCCCCCAGTTTTGACATCTCCAAGTTCCGTCTGAGTGCCACTTACCGGGACTGTCTGGAGACCCTGAGGGAAGAGTTCCACCAGGACCTGTCACGCAAGTATGGTGCTGCTGCACTCAAATACCTCACTGCTGAGAGGCACTTGTGA